Below is a window of Flavobacterium sp. N2820 DNA.
TAATTGTTCGGGTGTAATTTTGAAATCGCTTTCGACAGAAGTAGGAACTTCTACAGGAACTCCGCCAGAAAGTTTGATGATTTCGAAATATGAAACCCAATAAGGAGCAGGAAGAATTACTTCATCACCATCGTTTAGCATTACTTGTGCAATGTTGTATAACGATTGTTTAGCTCCTGTAGAAACAACAATTTGTGAGGGTTTATACTCTAAATTATTATCTCTTTTGAATTTTTTACAAATGGCTTCTTTCAACTCTAAGTACCCTTCAACAGGTGTGTATGTACTGTAGTTTTCATCGATAGCTTTTTTTGCAGCTTCTTTAATGAATTCAGGAGTATTGAAATCCGGTTCTCCTAAACTAAGGCTAATAATGTCTTTTCCTTGTGCTTTTAATTCTCTTGCTAAAGCTGCCATTGCTAAAGTTTGCGAAACAGCTAAATTGTTGATTCTATCCGATAACGGGTTCATTGTGTGTTAGTTATTATAGTTAATACAAAAGACGCGATTCCTCGCGTCTCTCTGTTTATTATGCTAATTGTGGTTTTCTTCCTAATTCTCTCAAATGTTTGAAGTGAGATGCAATTGCCGCTCGAGTAGTTTTAAACTCGTGATATGGTAAATTACATTCAGCTGCAGTTTGTTTTACAATTTCTGCAATTTTGTCATAATGGACATGGCTTATATTTGGGAAAATATGGTGTTCAATTTGGTGATTTAATCCGCCAGTATAATAATTTACAATCCAGTTTTTTGGAGCAAAGTTAGCCGTAGTAAATAATTGATGAATTGCCCAAGTGTTTTCGATTTCTCCGTTTTCATCTGGAATTGGATTTACTGTATCTTCTACAACGTGTGCTAATTGGAATACGACACTTAAAATTAATCCAGCGGTATAATGCATTACGATGAATCCAAGTAAAACTAACCACCAATCAATTCCTAAAACCATTGGTAAAACCAACCAGATTGAGAAGTAAATTACCTTAGTAATCACTAAAGTGGTCCAACGAATAGCTGGTTTTTTAAATTCTCCATACGATAAGTTTCTTTTTAAGTAGCGTTTCATTTGAAGAAAATCGGTAGTGATTGCCCAATTGAAGGTTAATAAACCATATAAGAAAACAGAATAATAATGTTGAAATCTGTGATGGCTGTACCATTTAGCAGTTTTTGAAAAACGTAAAATTCTTCCTGCTTCTAAATCTTCATCATGACCAATAATGTTCGTATATGTATGATGTAAAACATTGTGTTGTACTTGCCAGTTGTATACGTTTCCAGCTAAAATATAAATACTTCCGCCCATTAATTTATTTACCCAAGATTTAGTTGAATATGCGCCGTGATTACCATCGTGCATAACATTCATTCCTACTCCAGCCATGCCAATTCCAATGACTACATTAAGCAATAAATAGGCCCAAAAAGGCATGTCCATAGCTAATAAAAAGAAATAGGGTGTTAGAAAAAGACCAAACATCACGATAGTTTTCAAGTGAAGTTTCCAGTTTCCTGTTTTGTCAATTTTATTTTCTTTGAAATAATCGTTTACTCTTTTATTTAATGTTCTGAAAAACTTCAGATTATCTTCTTTTGAGAAAATAGGCGATGTAGTACTCATAAATTTTGTATTCTAATTTTGCCAAAGATAATTATTATAATTTTTTCATTTGTGATATTCCACATTTTTTATTCACCAAAAAGCGTATTTTTGTGTAAAATTTAACGAATGGAAGAGATTTTAAGACAATTTCCTGATTTAACTGATAATCAAGTGCTTCAGTTTCAAAAATTGCAATCGCTATATGAAGATTGGAATGCAAAAATTAATGTGATTTCAAGAAAAGACATTGATGAGTTATATACTAGACACGTTTTACATTCGTTAGGAATTGCTAAAATTATCGAATTTAGACCAGGTTCAAAAATTATGGATGTGGGAACCGGAGGAGGTTTTCCTGGAATTCCATTAGCGATTTTATTTCCTGAAGTTGATTTTTACTTGATTGACGTGATTGCGAAAAAAATTAAAGTGGTTAATGAAGTTGCTTCAGGGTTAGGTTTAAAAAATGTAAAAGCGGAACAAAAACGTGCCGAATTGGTGAAACAAGAATTTGATTTCATTGTAAGTCGAGCTGTAACCAATATGCCTGATTTTGTGAATTGGGTAGATGATAAAGTTTCCAAAAAGCAAAACCACGAATTGGCAAACGGAATTTTATATTTAAAAGGTGGCGATTTAACCGAAGAATTGGCAGCTTTTCCAAAAGCTACAGAATATAATTTATCAGATTTCTTTTCAGATGAGTTTTTTGAAACCAAGAAGGTGGTGCATTTGCCGTTGAAGTATAAGAAATAAGAATTTCAGAAAATATTTTATGGAACAAGAAAATACATTTAGAACTAAATCAGGTTTTTGTCAAATGTTATCAGATAAAATCATTTTGACGCGAGATGGTGCTGTTGGTAAATTTTCTGAGTTCTTTGTTGGAAATAGTATTTCAAGGATTTTGGTTATTTATTCAGTAATAGTTCTTTTTTTATTCTTTTTTGCTTTTAAAGCTTTTCAAGAGAATAAAATTGCTACGTTTCTATTTAATAGTTTTTTCGCAATTTATTTGTTATTCAAAATCAAGCAAAGTTTAAATTTTTCAGCAACTCCAATTATAGAGAGAAATAAAATTAAAGAAGTAAAATTTTATGATGCTAAGTTTGGAGCGACTCGCTCAAGATTCGAAGTTATTTTTGAAGATGAGAATGGAAATTTGAAAACTAGATTGATTTTATTGCCTGGATCATTAGATAATGGTGAATCTGAAACTAAAAAAGCTTTACAAATTATGAAAGCTGAAAAGTTGTTATAATTTGTAAACAATACAAAATAAAAAACCCGATTTTCAACTGAAAATCGGGTTTTTTATTTGTGCATCGTACTTAACACTTAGTACTTTGAATTATCCTAAAAACGGATATTTATAGTCTTCTGGTGTTACAAATGTTTCTTTAATCGTTCTAACAGATGCCCAACGCAATAAGTTTTGAGATGAACCTGCTTTATCGTTAGTTCCAGAACCTCTTGCACCTCCAAATGGTTGCATTCCTACCACTGCACCTGTTGGTTTGTCGTTGATGTAGAAGTTTCCTGCTGCATTTTGTAACGCAACGGTTGCTTCTTCCACTGCGTAACGACATTGGCTAAATACCGCGCCTGTTAAAGCGTATTCTGAAGTTTCGTCAACTAATTTTAATGTTTCAGACCATTTTGCGTCTTCGTAAATATAAATTGTAACTACTGGTCCGAATAATTCGGTTTCCATAGTGGAGTATTTTGGATTTGTAGTTAAGATAACAGTTGGTTCAATGAAATAACCTTTTGATTTATCATAGTTTCCACCAATGATTACTTCGGCATCACTATCTTTTTTAGCTTGGTCAATGTAACGTGCTAATTTGTCAAATGAAGTTTCTGAAATTACAGCCGTAATAAAATTACTCATATCTTCTGGCGACCCCATTTTCATCGATTTTAAATCGGCTTCTAATTTAGCTTGAATCGCTGGCCACAAACTTTGTGGTACATAAACACGAGAAGCTGCGCTACATTTTTGTCCTTGAAATTCAAAAGCACCTCGCGCAATTCCTACTGCAACTTGTGCTGGATTTGCAGATGGATGTGCGATGATAAAATCTTTTCCACCGGTTTCACCAACGATTCTTGGGTAGGTTTTATAAGTTGAAATATTGTTTCCGATAGTTTTCCAAATGTCATTGAAAACGCCAGTCGAACCTGTAAAGTGAACTCCAGCTAAATGAGGATTTGATAAAATTACATCGGATACCATTCCAGAATCACCCATTACCATGTTGATAACACCATCTGGTAAACCAGCTTCTTTAAAAACTTGCATAATTACATTAGCAGAATATACTTGTGTTGCTGCTGGTTTCCAAACCACAACATTACCCATCAAAGCAGCACTTGAAGGTAAATTTCCTGCAATAGCTGTAAAGTTGAAAGGTGTAATTGCATATACAAATCCTTCTAAAGGTCTGTACTCAACACGGTTCCACATATCTGATGTTGACGCTGGTTGGTCTGCGTATATTTTTGTCATGAATTCTACGTTGTAACGCAAGAAGTCAATCAATTCACAAGCCGAATCAATTTCTGCTTGATGAATCGTTTTTGATTGTGCAATCATTGTTGCTGCGTTAATTTTAGCACGGTATGGACCTGCTAATAATTCAGCTGCTTTTAAGAAAATTCCAGCTCTGTTTTCCCAAGCCATCGTTGCCCATTTTTTACGTGCTTCTAAGGCAGAAGTTATCGATTTTTCAACTAATGCTCGATCTGCTTGGTGATAAATACCTACAATATGTTGGTGATCATGTGGTGCTGACATTTTTTTGGTATCACCCGTTTTAATTTCTTCGCTACCAATATATAAAGGAACTTCTACTTGAGAATTCCACATTTTTGTATAAGTTGCTGCAACAGTTGCTCTTTCTGGAGAACCTGGTGCATACGATTTTACGGGTTCGTTAACCGCTTTTGGAACATTAAAAAAACCTTTTAACATGGTGTTGTATTTTGAAAATTAGACAATTTTGCACTTCAATTTACGAAAAATTTGTAAATGAATACAAAAATACAAAGTATATTTTGAATTATCGATAACAAAAGTTACTTAAGATAAAGATTCTTAATTTGGAATTTAAAATGAATTTACCACTAATTAATAGCAAATGGTGCACTTAATTTAAAAGCTGGAATTTCAACTTTAAAACTTTTTGTAGTTGTAAAGTTTATCATGTTGAAATGTCCTTTCATAGCCCCAATTGGGGAGGAAAGTAAGCAGCCAGATGAATACGTGTAGTTTTCGCCAGGCTTAATAACTGGTTTTTTGCCAATTACTCCTTCGCCATCAACCGTTTCTGTGTTATTCAGTGCGTCATAAATTTCCCAATGACGAGAATTTAGTTGTACAGAATCTTTGCTTTGGTTTTCAATAGAGACATGATAAGTAAAGGCAAAATGAATTTTATAGTTCTTGAAGTAAGTCCCTTCAAAACTAGTTAAAACTGAAATTTTTATGCCTCTTGTAATTTGACTTACCATAAATTAAAATAAAAGTATTCCTAAAAACATCATTACTAAAGCACAAATGCTTAAGAATAAAAAGAATAACGGAATCAAAAGTATGAATTTTAAAGTAGTTTTCCAACGACCTTGTTGATAAAAATTTCTTAAAGATTTGTAAAAATATATTGGAAATAGAAATGCAAATGAAATTCCAACAAAAAAACCGGATACATCTGTACTGATTAAATCAATAAAGTTAAAAAGTATCATGCATAAGAAAATGAACGTAAAAAAAGTGTATGAAAATACTAAATGTTCTGTGTAATTAATTTTATTTGAATAGTATACTATCCAAAACATCAGCGTTAATATAGGTAAACACAGAAAAATAAAGAAAGGAAGTTTTTCATAAAAATAGTCGATAATTTCACTATTTATTTCGTTTGATTTCAATGCTTTTGATTTTTTATATAAAATTCTAAAAGCTAATTTGTTTTCAAAGCCTAATTCTTTTAGTGCTTGTTCCGTGGTTTTTTCGGGATATTTTTTGTGAAAATTTCTAAACGAAGCTAAAGTATATTCATATCCCAATGAAATTGTATTTAATTGTTTTTTAGTATAAATAGAATCTAAACTGTATTTGATTTTATTATTTCTAAGCTTTTTGAAAAGGTTTTTTTTAGTTTCACCGGTTGCTAATTTTTCAATTGCAATGCTGTCTTGTTTTCGTTCTTCTTTAAGTTGTTCTTCAGTTAACTCTTTTTCTGCTTTATCAGTTGCTGCTGTTGGACCTCCTTCCGTCAAATTAAATGTAATAAATAAAATAATAGAAACACTCAAAAACAGACGAAACGGGTTTGCATACGTATGTCTTTTTCCTTCGTTGAATTCGCGAGCCAAAACACCTGGTTTTGTGAAAATGGAAATTATTGAATTTCGTAATCTTGAATCATAGGCATAAAAATTCGCAAAAAACTCTTCAATAAAGTCACTAATCGTAAGTTTTTTTGTTGAGTTTAATTGGCCACAAGCATGACAAAACTTTTCGCTAATATCTAATTTTGTCTCACAATTTAAGCATTGTGTACCTCTGTATTTTTTATCTTTCCTATTCATATTTAATTACGAATAACCTCGCTGTTTGTGTTAGCAATTCCTATAACCCTATCGTATCTGTCGTTGTTTCCTTTGTAATAAACGATTGCAGTATAATTATTCTCGGTTTGAAAATAATTGCCATCAATTGCATTTTTGAAATCAATAGCCCCTTTTTTATCGGTAAGAATGTATTGATAGTTTGTAAAACCTTGTTTTATTAAAAGTGCTTTTTCATATAAACCAGTTTTTTTATTCAATTCCATTTTATAATCATTAGTTAAAGCATAATTGCTAAACATTCCTGAGACATAAATGTTTCCTTCTAAAAATTCTGGTGCATCTAATGTAAAATAAACCCATGAATAATCAGCTTCAATTCCAGAATTTGCACTATTGGCATTTTGTACAAAAAAGTTTCCGTTAATATCTGGAAAATAGGTGTAAGGTTGGTTTTTTCTTGGCGTATTGGTATATAAATAGGTGTTGTAAATGTTGTCGCCAGATGTTACTCTTGCAACAGTGTTGTTAGTTGCTCTGATAATTTTGTTGTCAATTGTGTATCCTTCGTTTCCACCCCAAAATTGTGTTTCTTTATTGTATCTGTAAATTAATTCTGAACCCAACGTATATTGCGGTTTTAAATTAGAAATACTGGTTTTCCAATTTCCATTTTGAAACAAAGTTACTTTGACATTCTGAATCGGATTTTGTAATATTTTGTCTCCATAATTGATAGACATTTCAATATTTTGTTTTTCGTCTAAACCTTCAAAATCTCTTGAACGACGCACTAATAAGCCTACACTAACTTCTTCTTCGTAAATGATTACTTTTCTCGAGAATACAACTTCATTTTCATCATTTAGAACAGTAAATAAGTAATTACCACTTTTAGTGATCTGATTAAATTTATTTGGAAAAACTTGTCTGTAATGCGAATACAACTGCAGTGTGTTGAATGAATTTTCATAGGTAATGATACGTTGATTATCCATTCCGTTTAAATATTCTGCTTTTGATAGATTTGTTGGTGCAGACCAATCATAATTGTATTGGTTGATGGTGTAGTAATAATCGGCTTCATCACTGAATAAATCATCAAATTGCAACTGAAAGGGTTCTCCAAGTTTAAAAAAAGGAATAACATTTGTATTGTTTGTAACAAACGATATTGTTTTGATGTTAAAAGGAGGTTCTTGTTCAATTGCTTCTTGTGAAAAGATGAAATTAAAAAAGAGTAAGGCAAATAAACTAATTATTTTGTTCATGTCGATATATTGAGATGTGTAAAAATAATAAAACTTTAGCTATAAATACAAATTCTTACAGATATCGATAAAACTTAATTTAGAACAGTTATAAATAACAGAATTCACTAGGTTAAATTTTGGTCAGGTTAGTTCTAATTGATTAAATTTGCACGTTTTATAGTAATTTTTTAACAATCATATCTTCAAAAATATGTCAAAAGACATTCGAATTAAAAAAGGTTTAGACCTTAAGCTGAAGGGTGAAGCAGAAAAAAAAGTTTCTGACATCGCTCGCTCGAAAGTCTATGCTGTTAAACCTTCAGACTTCCATGGAGTAACTCCAAAAATGGTTGTAAAAGAAGGCGATAACGTTAAAGCGGGAGAAGTAATTTTCTATTCTAAATTAGATGAGAAAGTTAAATTTGTAGCTCCTGTAAGCGGAAAAATTCAAGAGATTAAACGCGGGGAAAAAAGAGTTATTTTGGAAATTCTTATCGCTGCCGATTCTCAAGATGTTCACGTTGAGCATAGCAAAAAAAATCCTACTGATTTATCAACAGAAGAAGTAAAAGCACATTTGTTAGCTTCAGGTTGTTGGCCATTTATTAATCAACGTCCATATGATGTGATTGCTAATTCAGCTGATACACCTAAAGCTATTTTTATTTCAACTTATGCAACTGCTCCTTTGGCGACAGATGTGGAGTTTGTTTTAGAAAACAAGTTGCAAGCTTTTCAAGCGGGTATTGATGCTTTAGCAAAACTAACCACTGGAAAAGTTCATTTATCTGTAAAAGGAAAAGGGAAATCGATTTTTAGTGATGTAAAAGGAGTTTCTATTCACAATGTTTACGGACCACATCCTGCTGGAAATGTTGGTGTACAAATTGCAAAAATTTCGCCAATCAATGCTGGTGAGAGAGTTTGGACAATAACGCCTCAAGATGTTGCTACTATTGGTGAATTATTTTTAACTGGAAAATTCAATGCAACAAGAACAGTTGCTTTGGCAGGTTCTGAAGTTAAAGATGCTCAATATTATAATGTAATTTCAGGCGCTGCTATCGCTGATTTAGTTGCGGGTAAAATTAAAGGAGATAATGTGAGAATTATTTCTGGAGATGTTTTAACTGGAACTAAAGTTAAAGCGGATGGAAATTTAGGTTTCTATAGCAATACGGTAACTGTAATTCCTGAAGGAAACACATATAGAATGTTTGGTTGGATGCCATTTGCTTCGCCAAGTGTTCACAGTGCTTCAAGAACAGGATTATCATGGTTAATGCCAGGAAAAAAATATGCACCTAACACCAATTTAAACGGTGAAGAAAGAGCTTTAGTTGTAACAGGAGAAATGGAAGCAGTTATGCCTCTTGATATTTTTCCAATGCAATTATTAAAAGCTTGTTTGGCAAGTGATATCGATAAAATGGAAAGCTTAGGAATTTATGAAGTAGCTCCAGAAGATTTTGCTTTAATTGATTATACTAACACATCTAAATTAGAAGCACAACAAATCATTCGTGAAGCTCTTGATTTAATGATTAAAGAAGTAGGATAATAGCTATGAAGTTTTTAAGAGATAAAATAGACCAAATTAAAAAGCCTTTTGAGAAAGGGCAAAAATTTGAAAAATTTGCACCTGCAATTAATGCATTAGATACATTTTTATATGTGCCTAATCATACTACAAAGCATGGTGCTCATATTAGAGATGCTGTAGATTTAAAGAGAACCATGATTACTGTGGTTTTAGCTTTAGTTCCAGCATTATTATTCGGAATTTACAATGCAGGTTACCAACATTTCATTCAATTGAATGATGGTGTTTTACCTTCATTTATGGATATCTTTTTACACGGATTGTGGAAAGTATTGCCAATGATTATTGTATCATATGCAGTAGGATTAGGTATTGAGTTTGCTTTTGCAATTTTTAGAGGTCACGAAGTTAACGAAGGATATTTAGTATCTGGTTTGTTAATTCCAATGGTTATGCCAGTTGATTTACCTTTATGGATGTTGGCTATTTCAGTTGCTTTTGCAGTTGTAATAGGTAAAGAAGCTTTTGGAGGAACGGGAATGAATATTTTCAACCCGGCTTTATTAGCGCGTGCTTTCGCATTCTTTGCTTATCCTACATTCATGTCAGGAGATAAAATTTGGGTTAGTGAGGCAAGTACTACTGATGCAATTTCAGGAGAAACTATCTTGGGTACATTAGCACAAGGAAAAGAAGTAGCTTATTCGACTATGGATATGTTCTTAGGTTTTATTCCAGGTTCAATTGGAGAAACTTCGGTTTTAGCTATCTTAATTGGTGCATTTATTTTGATTGCAACTGGTGTTGGTAGTTGGAAAATTATGGTTTCTGGAGTAATTGGAGCAGCATTAACAGCAATGATGTTCAATGCTGTTGGTTTAACCGCTTTAATGAGTTTTGATTGGACAAATCATTTAGTAGTAGGAGGTTTTGCTTTTGGTATTGTATTCATGGCAACTGATCCAGTTTCTGCGGCTCAAACTGATAAAGGAAAAATCATCTACGGTTTATTAATAGGATTCTTTAGTATTATGATTAGAGTTTTCAATCCAGCATATCCAGAAGGAGTAATGTTGGCTATCCTATTAATGAATACTTTAGCGCCAACAATTGATTATTTCGTAGTTAATGGTAACATTGCTAAGAGAAAGAAAAGATTAGCAAAGTCTAAACAATTAAAATCTGCATAGTCATGAATAGAGAAAGTAACGGATATACATTTTTGTTTGCGACTGTAATGGTGGTGTTGGTAGCTTCTGCATTAGCATTTGCTGCAACTGCACTTAAGCCAAATCAAGAAGCGAACATAAAGAAAGAGAAAATGCAGTACATTCTAAAATCGTTTGGAGTAGCTGTAGATAGAGATGCTTCGGAAGAAGCATACAAAAAACACATCATTAGTGAAGTTGTTTTTGATGAGAATGGAAATGAAATTAGTAAAGATGCTTTTACAGTTGATATCGCTAAAGAAAAAGGAAAATTTCCAATTTTCAATGCTGAAAAAGACGGTAAAAAATTCTATGTTATTCCTGTAAGAGGAATGGGGTTATGGGATGCTATCTGGTGTTATGTTTCTGTTGACGAAAACTTAAAAGTAGACGGTATTGTGTTTGACCATAAAGCAGAAACACCAGGTTTAGGTGGAGAAATAACGCAAGATTATTTCCAAAAAAGTTTTATTGGTGAGAATGTATTTGATGCTAACGGAAACTTACAAGGTTTAAAAGTAGTTAAAGGATATACAGGAAAAGACAACAAAGCTGATGGTGAAGTGGACGCAATTTCTGGAGCAACTTTAACAGGAAATGGTGTAACTGAAATGTTAGTTAGAGGTTTAAAACCATATGAAAAATATTTAAAATCTAATAAAAAATAATCGTCATGGCAGATAACAACAAAGAAGGATTATTTTCAAAAAGTAATATTAAATTAATTACGAATCCATTTAATGACGATAACCCAGTAACGGTTCAGGTATTAGGTATTTGTTCGGCTTTAGCGGTAACAGTTCAAATGAAAAATGCCTTTGTAATGGCACTTTCAGTAACTGCGGTAGTAGCTTTTGGTAACGTAATTGTATCATTATTAAGAAATTTAATTCCAAGTAGAATCCGTATCATTGTTCAGTTGGTTGTAGCAGCAGCTTTAGTAATCTTGGTTGACCAGGTTTTAAAAGCGTATGCTTATGATATCAGTAAACAATTATCAGTATTCGTAGGATTAATTATTACCAACTGTATCTTAATGGGACGTTTTGAAGCATTTGCTTTAGGAAACAAACCATGGCCTTCTTTCTTAGATGGTTTAGGAAACGGTTTAGGATATGGAATCATTTTATTGGTAGTTGCATTTTTTAGAGAATTATTTGGTTCAGGAAAATTATTCGGAATCGAAATTCTTGGAAACTCTGTTGAAAAAACAGGTTTGTATGCTACAGGATATGTTAATAACGGATTCATGTTATTAGCTCCAATGGCCTTAGTTATGGTAGGTATTGTAATTTGGGTACAAAGAGGAATTAACAAGAAATTAATCGAGAAAAAATAATAGCTATGTTTGAATATATCAATATATTTTTAAAATCAGTTTTCATTGATAACATGATTTTTGCATACTTCTTAGGAATGTGTTCATTTTTGGCCGTTTCTAAAAAAGTATCAACAGCTATAGGTCTTGGTATTGCTGTAATATTTGTACAAGTAATTACTGTTCCTTTAAACTATTTAATTTATCACTATGTTTTAGGTGCTGGCGCATTAGCTTGGTTAGATCCATCATTCGCAGAATTAGATTTAAGCTTTTTAACTTTCATTTTATTCATTGCTTCTGTAGCAACAATGGTACAGTTAGTTGAAATGATTGTTGAGAAATTTGCACCTTCATTATACAACTCATTAGGTATCTTTTTACCACTTATTGCAGTAAACTGTGCTATCTTAGGGGGTTCATTATTCATGCAACAAAGAGTTGATGGTGGAACATATTCTTCATTAGGTCATGTAATAACTTTCGGTTTTGCATCGGGTTTTGGTTGGTTAATTGCAATTGTTGCATTAGCAGCTATCCGTGAAAAAATGGAATATTCTAACGTATTAGCACCGCTAAGAGGTTTAGGGATTACTTTTATCTTAACAGGTTTAATGGCTATTGGATTTATGAGTTTTGGTGGAATTGACCTTAACGCATTAAACAAAAAACCAGAAGCAAAAGTAGCAACTCCAGCTCCAGCTGTTGTTGAAACTCCTGTGGTTGATTCAGTTCAAGTAGCTGTAGATTCTGTAAAAGTAGATTCAACTCAAGTAGTTAAATAATAGTATAACATTAAAAATTGAACTCATGTTTAGTATAACAGAATTAATTACATATTCAATTTTAGCTTTCTTAGTGCTTATTTTACTAATGGTGTTTATGCTATTATACGCTAAATCAAAGTTGGTAAACTCAGGTGCAGTAAAGATTAAAATTAACGGTGAAAACGAAATTGAAGTAAGCGGAGGTAGTACACTTCTAACTACTTTAGGAAATAATAAAATCTTTTTACCATCAGCTTGTGGTGGTGGAGGTTCTTGTTTACAATGTAAATGTAAAGTATTAGATGGTGGTGGTGAACCATTGCCAACTGAAATACCTAACTTTTCACGTAAAGAATTAGCAGACGGATGGCGTTTAGGATGTCAAGTTAAAGTAAAACAAGACATGATAATCGAAGTGCCAGAAGAAATTTTTGGTATCAAAAAATTCGAAGCAAAAGTATATTCTAACTACAACGTAGCTTCTTTCATTAAAGAATTTATTGTTGAGTTACCAGATGATATGCACTACGAAGCAGGTGGATATATCCAAAT
It encodes the following:
- a CDS encoding NADH:ubiquinone reductase (Na(+)-transporting) subunit D gives rise to the protein MADNNKEGLFSKSNIKLITNPFNDDNPVTVQVLGICSALAVTVQMKNAFVMALSVTAVVAFGNVIVSLLRNLIPSRIRIIVQLVVAAALVILVDQVLKAYAYDISKQLSVFVGLIITNCILMGRFEAFALGNKPWPSFLDGLGNGLGYGIILLVVAFFRELFGSGKLFGIEILGNSVEKTGLYATGYVNNGFMLLAPMALVMVGIVIWVQRGINKKLIEKK
- the nqrC gene encoding NADH:ubiquinone reductase (Na(+)-transporting) subunit C, with translation MNRESNGYTFLFATVMVVLVASALAFAATALKPNQEANIKKEKMQYILKSFGVAVDRDASEEAYKKHIISEVVFDENGNEISKDAFTVDIAKEKGKFPIFNAEKDGKKFYVIPVRGMGLWDAIWCYVSVDENLKVDGIVFDHKAETPGLGGEITQDYFQKSFIGENVFDANGNLQGLKVVKGYTGKDNKADGEVDAISGATLTGNGVTEMLVRGLKPYEKYLKSNKK
- the nqrE gene encoding NADH:ubiquinone reductase (Na(+)-transporting) subunit E, which gives rise to MFEYINIFLKSVFIDNMIFAYFLGMCSFLAVSKKVSTAIGLGIAVIFVQVITVPLNYLIYHYVLGAGALAWLDPSFAELDLSFLTFILFIASVATMVQLVEMIVEKFAPSLYNSLGIFLPLIAVNCAILGGSLFMQQRVDGGTYSSLGHVITFGFASGFGWLIAIVALAAIREKMEYSNVLAPLRGLGITFILTGLMAIGFMSFGGIDLNALNKKPEAKVATPAPAVVETPVVDSVQVAVDSVKVDSTQVVK
- a CDS encoding NADH:ubiquinone reductase (Na(+)-transporting) subunit B, which produces MKFLRDKIDQIKKPFEKGQKFEKFAPAINALDTFLYVPNHTTKHGAHIRDAVDLKRTMITVVLALVPALLFGIYNAGYQHFIQLNDGVLPSFMDIFLHGLWKVLPMIIVSYAVGLGIEFAFAIFRGHEVNEGYLVSGLLIPMVMPVDLPLWMLAISVAFAVVIGKEAFGGTGMNIFNPALLARAFAFFAYPTFMSGDKIWVSEASTTDAISGETILGTLAQGKEVAYSTMDMFLGFIPGSIGETSVLAILIGAFILIATGVGSWKIMVSGVIGAALTAMMFNAVGLTALMSFDWTNHLVVGGFAFGIVFMATDPVSAAQTDKGKIIYGLLIGFFSIMIRVFNPAYPEGVMLAILLMNTLAPTIDYFVVNGNIAKRKKRLAKSKQLKSA